The following are encoded in a window of Arctopsyche grandis isolate Sample6627 chromosome 4, ASM5162203v2, whole genome shotgun sequence genomic DNA:
- the Nedd8 gene encoding nedd8 ubiquitin like modifier, giving the protein MLIKVKTLTGKEIEIDIEPTDKVERIKERVEEKEGIPPQQQRLIFSGKQMNDEKTAQDYKVQGGSVLHLVLALRGGV; this is encoded by the exons ATGCTCATCAAAGTCAAG ACCCTCACCGGTAaagaaatcgaaatcgatatagaACCCACAGATAAAGTAGAAAGGATCAAGGAGAGGGTGGAAGAAAAAGAAGGAATACCCCCACAACAGCAACGGCTTATATTCTCAGGAAAGCAAAT gAACGATGAAAAAACGGCCCAAGATTATAAAGTACAAGGTGGCTCAGTATTGCATTTAGTTTTGGCACTCAGAGGTGGAGTTTGA
- the Tango6 gene encoding transport and golgi organization 6, producing MSKTVFSALNALVSTHSSSPVCENSNLGTILNDNISKCLEILNLSFNDISESNILSDLNFIVCEEDSVQWKFIATIAHTLLSLVETIKSETDYTMSVNYKKCIKSSLQFIVSMGILPNIIPGVGVPIEKRSEFAQFYERENTPILEKYIRLKTTCDLLTALCKEPDVKLIIFTHFLGDYLAVLFQLCYAPIMRPDISKANKSLEFIMNDELYAQLQTDQSNYRIILNTILSKTFQPMIMKELIILQGCKEPDPPFFMKRELSKALSNILISKDGVLCVMRCFFDDDTIDIGNQWKQIDIAKRLISVKHGSMSIEEYLNNICNQIKNIILSCNRKDYVIVAAACVANLNEKYPNNEVVLDVINSTMNKFLFNDNSVIGPLLLSSSEVAKSVMILDLCFNTPKLCLSPKYLTPIIHAIFSLRVFCPSIPMRLELNNILFKYFQSKCFSSDKLFDTLIFMEDNKNIIVNKNVAYESKPDGVQVNYIENGCNVNVGVVINCILELIDENPDKNDLSLSFYVYCLTKLLSMHSKKRNDASKELLINEDETHDLINKSSENLLILLKALEKLSTMDSILNSLKENPNLIVKFIIQFLNDYCVDSVDNTNIAGNECVVICLTLITVLLSNSSDSDMLKLTLQPIEHPLKKIIDSNSDAAVVFLCKEISNIMTQKGFQNPSKSKSEFDQAVIEICDPLLPVRAHGLMHLTKLLEQKDAETISKKHYVQCIFEQNLKSDDSYIYLTAINGLAAMANLQTEEVLEVLTKEYLDDKNASNDITVDKEENVQIRMKVGEVLVKVTKTLGEVAPTHKALLLNTFLVGCKDKDDLLRASSLSNLAEVCRVLSYKLGSVLYELLNCIDSIIQTDKCLECRRASVLVISSLLKGLGREALYFLRETLLPIYKTLKKLYNNEAEDSAVRLHAQIGLEELNSIVRGVLFSPIKMEKQIFVLDKPNFL from the exons ATGTCTAAAACGGTATTTAGTGCTTTAAATGCTTTAGTTTCAACACATTCATCATCTCCAGTTT GTGAAAATTCAAATCTTGGAACGATATTAAATGACAATATTTCAAAATGcctagaaatattaaatttatcatttaatgACATATCGGAAAGCAATATACTaagtgatttaaattttattgtatgtgaAGAAGATAGTGTACAATGGAAGTTTATAGCAACGATTGCTCACACGCTGCTCTCTTTGGTAGAGACTATTAAAAGTGAAACGGATTATACGATGAGTGTGAATTATAAGAAATGCATAAAATCATCATTACAATTTATTGTCTCGATGGGGATTTTACCAAATATAATACCTGGAGTCGGAGTACCGATAGAGAAACGAAGTGAATTTGCGCAATTTTATGAAAGAGAAAACACTCCAATTCTAGAAAAATACATTAGATTGAAAACAACGTGCGATTTGTTGACCGCATTGTGCAAAGAACCAGATGTTAAGTTAATAATATTCACACATTTTCTCGGAGATTATTTAGCAGTATTATTTCAGTTGTGTTATGCTCCCATAATGAGACCGGATATATCTAAAGCGAATAAATCACTCGAATTCATTATGAACGATGAACTGTATGCACAGTTACAAACAGATCAAAGCAATTATaggattattttaaatactattcTATCCAAAACCTTTCAGCCTATGATTATGAAGGAATTAATCATACTGCAGGGTTGCAAAGAACCGGATCCTCCTTTTTTTATGAAAAGAGAATTGAGCAAAGCGTTGAGTAATATCCTAATATCAAAAGATGGCGTATTGTGTGTAATGAGGTGTTTCTTTGATGATGATACTATTGATATTGGAAATCAATGGAAACAAATCGACATAGCTAAACGCTTGATATCTGTTAAACATGGTTCAATGTCTATAgaagaatatttgaataatatatgcaaccaaattaaaaacattattcTGTCGTGCAATAGGAAAGATTATGTCATTGTTGCAGCTGCATGCGTAGCGAACTTAAATGAGAAGTATCCTAACAATGAAGTCGTTTTAGATGTGATTAATTCcactatgaataaatttttattcaatgacAATTCTGTAATTGGACCTTTGTTACTATCATCAAGTGAAGTTGCCAAATCTGTGATGATTTTAGATCTTTGTTTCAATACGCCAAAATTATGTCTATCACCTAAATATTTAACGCCGATAATTCACGCAATATTTTCACTAAGAGTGTTTTGTCCATCCATTCCTATGCGACTTGAACTCAACAAcattctatttaaatattttcaatcgaaatgCTTTTCTTCTGATAAATTGTTCGATACATTGATATTCATGGAAGACAACaagaatataatagtaaataaaaatgttgcgtACGAAAGCAAGCCAGATGGAGTTCAAGTAAATTATATAGAAAATGGTTGCAATGTAAATGTAGGAGTCGTAATTAATTGCATATTGGAATTGATTGATGAAAATCCTGATAAAAATGACTTGTCATTGTCTTTTTATGTTTATTGTCTTACAAAATTGCTCAGTATGCATAGTAAGAAAAGAAACGACGCTTCTAAAGAACTTCTGATAAACGAAGACGAAACACACGatctaataaataaaagttcggaaaatttattgattttattgaaagCTCTGGAAAAGTTATCAACAATGGATTCCATACTAAACTCATTAAAAGAGAATCCAAATTTAAtagttaaatttataatacaattcttAAACGACTATTGTGTCGACTCTGTGGATAATACTAACATTGCCGGTAACGAATGCGTTGTCATATGTTTGACTTTAATAACCGTATTGCTTTCAAACAGCTCTGATAGTGATATGCTAAAATTGACCTTACAACCGATTGAGCATCCGTTGAAAAAGATTATAGACAGTAATTCTGATGCAGCTGTTGTCTTTTTGTGTAAAGAAATCAGTAACATTATGACCCAAAAGGGGtttcaaaatccttccaaatcAAAATCAGAATTCGATCAAGCAGTTATTGAAATCTGCGATCCACTCTTACCTGTAAGAGCCCACGGATTGATGCACTTGACCAAGTTATTGGAGCAAAAAGACGCAGAAACAATATCAAAGAAGCATTATGTCCAGTGTATTTTTgag CAAAATCTCAAAAGCGAcgattcttatatatatttaactgcAATAAACGGATTAGCAGCTATGGCAAATCTGCAAACTGAAGAAGTACTTGAAGTTTTAACTAAAGAATATTTGGATGATAAGAACGCGTCCAATGACATCACCGTTGACAAAGAAGAAAATGTTCAGATACGGATGAAAGTCGGAGAAGTTCTTGTAAAGGTCACCAAAACATTAG GGGAAGTAGCTCCAACACACAAGGCTTTACTgctgaacacattcttagtCGGTTGTAAAGACAAGGACGATCTACTCAGAGCATCGTCTTTATCTAATTTAGCTGAAGTGTGTAGGGTCCTATCATATAAATTAGGGTCTGTTTTGTATGAg TTGCTGAATTGCATCGATAGTATTATTCAAACCGATAAATGTTTGGAGTGTCGACGCGCTTCTGTACTAGTTATATCTAGTTTATTGAAGGGTCTGGGAAGGGAGGCGTTGTACTTTTTACGAGAAACCTTACTTCCAATTTATAAAACACTTAAAAAGCTGTATAACAACGAAGCGGAAGATTCCGCAGTAAGACTACATGCTCAAATTGGTCTTGAAGAACTTAACAGTATAGTCAGAGGTGTACTGTTTTCTCCTATTAAAATGGAAAAGCAAATTTTCGTTCTGGATAAACCCAATTTTTtgtaa
- the LOC143910677 gene encoding uncharacterized protein LOC143910677 produces the protein MKMAFQRQSFCVALCLGLFVVTSTSGRREPSQEVIHLIGEPDFRDVTLRWEYDEKAEEVPTETQIHPPAFLVNCCELQAWGLARCRSTVVTKPEQLTNEVFETQNKRKKIRRGRIYSTKISGLRMATTYSFEVHPMKSAREQKSEKNDSELKNIKRIVLPTKGFSARATQCLPHASEVEVSTGPYFGGRIAVEAADGERCAVSGDPTSSRDTYTLRIDHEECGSDVNDTTVATYVIVQENLPILTHSTRRFLVLCSYKPETLTVRAGINLPASGSSSNIRYYRPHSGTIEPYDEDESINEITPPRLEARVADNSTQNLTQKILTVILVVAGVAGIAFLMWKIIPGTKVDSDTISIASYGSSYSRNSVELADNQSDTGSIYSISLSECGHCGDNTNSKKNNDDNTSEA, from the exons AAGTAATACATTTGATTGGTGAACCAGACTTCAGAGATGTCACGCTTCGCTGGGAGTATGATGAAAAAGCAGAAGAAGTCCCAACTGAAACGCAAATACACCCTCCAGCATTTTTAGTGAATTGCTGCGAGCTGCAAGCATGGGGTTTAGCTCGATGTCGTTCAACC GTTGTTACAAAGCCGGAGCAATTGACTAATGAAGTATTCGAAACTCAAAATAAGCGAAAGAAGATCAGGCGAGGTCGCATTTATTCCACAAAGATCAGCGGTCTTCGTATGGCTACGACTTATTCTTTCGAAGTTCATCCAATGAAATCAGCCAGGGaacaaaaatcagaaaaaaatgattCCGAATTGAAAAACATAAAGCGCATAGTGCTACCTACCAAAGGAT TTTCTGCTCGAGCTACTCAATGTCTGCCTCACGCCAGCGAAGTGGAAGTGTCCACAGGACCTTACTTTGGAGGAAGAATTGCCGTCGAAGCTGCAGATGGCGAAAGATGTGCCGTCTCAGGAGACCCCACTAGTAGTAGAGACACTTACACTCTCCGAATAGATCATGAAGAATGTGGTAGTGATGTGAATGACACTACTGTTGCCACATATGTAATAGTACAAGAAAACCTGCCTATACTTACACATAGTACGCGAAG ATTTTTGGTTTTATGCTCATACAAACCAGAAACTTTGACAGTGAGAGCTGGAATAAACTTACCAGCGAGTGGATCGTCTTCAAACATCAGATATTACAGACCCCATTCAGGCACTATAGAGCCTTACGATGAAGATGAATCAATTAATGAAATAACTCCACCGAGATTAGAAGCGCGTGTGGCTGACAATAGCACTC AGAACCTGACACAAAAAATCTTGACGGTAATTTTGGTGGTAGCAGGGGTGGCTGGAATAGCTTTTCTTATGTGGAAAATAATCCCTGGAACAAAGGTTGATTCGGATACAATATCAATCGCATCATATGGCTCTTCATATTCCAGAAATTCCGTTGAACTAGCAGATAATCAATCAGATACCGGTTCAATATATTCAATATCGCTGTCAGAATGCGGTCACTGCGGCGACAATACcaatagcaaaaaaaataatgatgacaaTACATCAGAAGCTTAA